The Thiomicrorhabdus aquaedulcis sequence TTTTTTTACGCGTGGGCATTAAAGGCAAAAGTGCGGTGCATTTGGCGCAAGATTTATTAGACTATTTTGGCAGTTTGGACGCGCTGTTAAAAGCCGACCAAACTACTTTTTGCCAAGCGAAAGGCCTGGGCGAGGCCAAATACGTGCAAGTACAAGCCATTTTAGAGATGTCGCAACGCCATTTTAAAGCGCAGTTGCAACACGGCCAAGCCATGACCCAACCCGAAAGTGTGGCGCGCTATTTAAGCCATCAACTGGGATTTGAGCACCGTGAGCAATTTGTGGTGCTGTTGCTAGACCAACAACACCAATTAATTCACACCCAAACCCTGTTTGTGGGCACGCTTAACCAAGCCACCATCCACCCGCGCGAGGTCTTAAAAGTCGCTTTAGACCATCACGCTGCGGCGGTTATATTAGCCCACAACCATCCATCGGGCGACCCCACGCCCAGCGCCGCCGACCACCGTTTAACCCAACTGCTGGTAAACGCGCTAAGCTTGGTGGACATTAGAGTGCTTGACCACTTTATTTTAGGCGACAGCGGGCGCTGGCATTCGTTTGCTCAACAGGGGCAAATGCCTTAAACCGCATTGGCGCCGCTTTAATGGTTTAACGCAATACATGCAAAAAGTGCATGTGTTTATGATAGTGGTCAATAATGTCATTAATTAAAGCCTGCTTTGACCAGCCCATTACATCGTAATCCTGGCCACCTTCACGCAGATGAATTTCCGCTCGGTAATAACGTGCAGACTCTTCAAAACTCTCTTCGGGTTGATCCACTTGTGTAAACTCGGGTTTAAGGTGT is a genomic window containing:
- the radC gene encoding RadC family protein → MAITDWHENDRPREKLLKFGPHSLTDAELLAIFLRVGIKGKSAVHLAQDLLDYFGSLDALLKADQTTFCQAKGLGEAKYVQVQAILEMSQRHFKAQLQHGQAMTQPESVARYLSHQLGFEHREQFVVLLLDQQHQLIHTQTLFVGTLNQATIHPREVLKVALDHHAAAVILAHNHPSGDPTPSAADHRLTQLLVNALSLVDIRVLDHFILGDSGRWHSFAQQGQMP